From Staphylothermus hellenicus DSM 12710, a single genomic window includes:
- a CDS encoding TrpB-like pyridoxal phosphate-dependent enzyme: protein MNTRKHNLKYLKLTTPTGSHKINTALAQAYYAFREGITRLTTGTGAGQWGSALSLAGSMFGLKITVYMVRISYLQKPYRKTVMELYGAEIYPSPSEKTEIGRKLLLENPDHPGSLGIAISEAIWDAMNSVNTKYSLGSVLNHVLLHQTIIGLEAKKQLEEIGVYPDMVIGCVGGGSNFAGITYPFIRDRLKNSSNTKFVAVEPEAAPSMTRGEYRYDYGDSAGLTPLIKMYTLGYKYIPPPIHAGGLRYHGLAPSLSILVKHGIVEPRAYPQKQVFEAGRVFARIEGIIPAPESAHAVKAVIDEAIKARRENKEKIILFNLSGHGLLDLKGYRDFLDGKI from the coding sequence ATCAATACAAGAAAACATAATCTGAAATATTTAAAGCTTACTACCCCTACTGGTAGCCATAAAATCAATACTGCACTAGCCCAAGCATATTATGCTTTTAGAGAAGGGATCACTAGATTAACCACTGGGACCGGTGCGGGGCAATGGGGCTCAGCACTGAGTCTTGCAGGATCAATGTTTGGATTAAAAATAACTGTATACATGGTTAGAATAAGCTATTTACAGAAACCATACCGTAAAACCGTTATGGAGCTATATGGTGCAGAAATATATCCTAGCCCCAGTGAAAAAACCGAGATAGGTAGAAAACTACTCTTAGAAAACCCTGATCATCCTGGAAGCTTAGGTATAGCAATAAGCGAAGCAATATGGGATGCAATGAATAGTGTAAACACAAAGTACTCCCTAGGATCAGTCCTGAACCATGTCCTACTACACCAGACAATAATTGGGTTGGAAGCAAAGAAGCAACTTGAAGAAATAGGTGTTTACCCCGATATGGTTATAGGATGCGTTGGTGGAGGAAGCAATTTTGCAGGAATAACATATCCGTTCATAAGGGATAGATTGAAAAACTCCAGCAATACCAAGTTCGTAGCTGTAGAGCCAGAAGCTGCTCCGTCAATGACGAGGGGAGAATATCGTTACGACTATGGAGACTCGGCAGGCTTAACTCCTCTAATCAAAATGTATACTCTCGGATACAAATATATACCGCCACCCATACATGCTGGAGGGCTAAGATACCATGGATTAGCACCGTCGCTAAGCATATTGGTGAAGCATGGAATAGTCGAACCTAGAGCATATCCGCAGAAACAAGTATTTGAAGCAGGCAGAGTATTTGCTAGAATAGAAGGAATAATCCCCGCACCCGAATCAGCACATGCAGTAAAAGCCGTTATTGATGAAGCAATAAAAGCCCGTAGAGAAAACAAGGAAAAAATAATATTGTTCAATCTAAGCGGGCATGGATTGCTAGATTTGAAAGGATACCGTGATTTCTTAGACGGAAAAATATGA
- a CDS encoding DUF1028 domain-containing protein: protein MTYSLIGFDPKNNILGVGVVSGSIAVGSRVPWAKCLVGGVATQAYTNPSLGPIILDLLEKGYSVEDALMKALMNDPRREYRQVAVLSWNSSYSFYNGKNIPEKHSGYGTGNCVSIANLVVSENIPYEMCTTFIDNLDQGVPIALLHALEKGHSIGGDRRGDRSAAILVVGKTDYGKLYDRIVDLRIDYSHNPVEDLAKLYMLYSKNT from the coding sequence TTGACGTATAGCTTGATTGGATTTGATCCTAAAAATAATATCTTAGGTGTGGGGGTTGTTTCTGGCAGTATCGCTGTAGGTTCTCGTGTGCCATGGGCTAAATGCCTTGTTGGAGGTGTTGCTACACAAGCATATACTAATCCATCACTTGGCCCAATTATTCTAGATTTATTAGAGAAAGGTTATAGTGTTGAAGATGCGTTAATGAAGGCTTTGATGAATGATCCTCGACGTGAATATAGGCAAGTAGCTGTACTCTCATGGAATAGTTCCTATTCTTTCTATAATGGTAAAAATATCCCGGAAAAACATAGTGGGTATGGTACGGGAAATTGTGTATCTATAGCTAACCTTGTTGTTTCAGAAAATATACCATATGAGATGTGTACCACCTTCATAGATAACCTGGATCAAGGTGTGCCGATTGCCTTATTACATGCTCTTGAAAAGGGGCATAGTATTGGAGGGGATAGAAGGGGGGATAGATCAGCTGCAATACTAGTTGTCGGTAAAACAGATTATGGTAAACTATATGATAGAATAGTTGATTTAAGAATTGATTACTCACACAATCCTGTCGAGGACCTAGCAAAACTTTATATGCTATACTCGAAAAACACCTAG
- a CDS encoding pyridoxal phosphate-dependent aminotransferase, with amino-acid sequence MALSEKLDSIPPSLIRRFFDLASSMKDIISLGIGEPDFDTPQHIKEYAKEGLDKGYTHYGPNIGLYMLREAIAEKLRRDNNIDADPEKEIIITVGANMPIFMGLATFLREGEEVLIPEPAFVSYAPAVILAGGKPVMVPTREEEEFKPRIEDLNKYVSEKTRAIIINTPNNPTGTVYTRKDLEEIADFAVEHDLMIISDEVYEYIVYDGVKHVSIASLNGLFERTITVNGFSKTFAMTGWRIGFAVAPSWVIEKMVKLHMYTVTCPVTFIQYAVAKALRDKRSWDAVEYMRREYQRRRDLVWRRINEIGLPVVKPKGAFYIFPSIKNIGFKSMEFSEKLLREAKVAVVPGIAFGKEYDQYIRISYAVKYEKLNEALNRIEDFVKKKDTT; translated from the coding sequence ATGGCTTTGTCGGAGAAGCTAGATAGCATTCCTCCATCTCTGATCAGGAGATTCTTCGATCTTGCTTCTTCAATGAAAGACATTATATCTTTAGGTATAGGCGAGCCGGACTTTGATACACCACAACATATTAAAGAGTATGCTAAGGAGGGGCTGGATAAGGGATACACGCATTATGGTCCAAACATTGGTTTATACATGCTTCGTGAAGCAATTGCTGAGAAGCTTCGGAGAGACAATAATATCGATGCAGATCCTGAAAAGGAGATCATTATAACTGTGGGAGCTAATATGCCTATATTTATGGGTTTAGCAACGTTTCTACGTGAAGGAGAAGAAGTTCTAATACCAGAACCAGCTTTTGTATCCTATGCTCCAGCCGTTATATTGGCAGGTGGAAAACCAGTAATGGTTCCGACGAGGGAGGAGGAAGAATTCAAGCCTAGAATCGAGGATCTCAATAAGTATGTATCGGAAAAGACTAGAGCAATAATAATTAATACACCAAATAATCCTACGGGAACAGTGTATACAAGGAAGGATTTAGAGGAAATAGCTGATTTCGCAGTAGAGCACGACTTAATGATCATAAGTGACGAAGTATACGAGTATATTGTATATGATGGGGTTAAACATGTCAGTATAGCATCACTAAATGGATTATTTGAGAGAACAATAACAGTTAATGGGTTCTCAAAAACGTTTGCTATGACTGGTTGGAGAATAGGGTTCGCTGTAGCACCTAGCTGGGTTATTGAGAAAATGGTTAAACTACATATGTATACAGTAACATGTCCTGTAACATTTATTCAATACGCAGTTGCTAAAGCATTAAGAGATAAAAGAAGCTGGGATGCAGTAGAGTATATGCGTCGAGAATACCAGCGTAGAAGGGATCTTGTGTGGAGAAGAATAAATGAAATAGGGTTACCGGTAGTTAAGCCTAAAGGAGCCTTCTATATTTTTCCAAGCATTAAAAATATAGGCTTTAAAAGTATGGAGTTTAGCGAGAAATTATTAAGGGAAGCAAAAGTTGCTGTTGTGCCCGGCATAGCCTTTGGTAAGGAATATGATCAATACATACGTATAAGTTATGCGGTAAAATATGAGAAACTAAATGAAGCACTAAATCGAATAGAGGATTTTGTTAAGAAAAAAGACACTACATAA
- a CDS encoding class II glutamine amidotransferase, whose translation MSSKKETVNDIIDSFIQASQYDPYKVEISKTRNPRHPHGWGYTLFKYNGEYISQFHYRSVKPVYEDYNGIELLKTITSDEYYKILLLHSRAASQGQVNLFNTHPFFYGGKKYQYWIVHNGEMEISKLTDRLGIMKQNISDSYLLGKLIYELINYPSEENIIEALREAKKYTRSAMNTINIFYTDDQRLIVAVTSYVVKEYLENKKYIDYYKLYYVASNKEVFLGSSTIFYYLQKNKSPIINNDIVDLINKGIIIEVIDRGIKIEQFDIWGMKTK comes from the coding sequence GTGAGCAGTAAGAAAGAAACTGTTAATGATATAATAGATTCTTTTATCCAAGCTAGCCAATACGATCCATACAAGGTCGAGATTAGTAAGACTAGGAACCCGAGACACCCTCATGGCTGGGGGTATACCCTCTTTAAATATAACGGTGAATATATTAGCCAGTTCCATTACAGGAGTGTAAAACCAGTTTATGAAGACTATAATGGCATTGAACTTCTCAAAACCATAACTAGCGACGAATACTACAAGATCCTGTTATTACATTCGAGAGCTGCGTCCCAAGGACAGGTAAACCTTTTTAATACACATCCATTCTTCTATGGTGGAAAAAAGTATCAGTACTGGATAGTTCATAATGGCGAGATGGAAATCAGTAAGCTTACGGATAGACTAGGTATAATGAAACAGAACATATCTGATTCTTATCTTCTAGGAAAACTAATATATGAATTAATAAATTATCCCTCCGAGGAAAATATAATAGAAGCTCTAAGAGAAGCAAAGAAGTATACAAGATCAGCTATGAACACTATAAATATCTTCTATACCGATGATCAAAGGCTAATAGTGGCTGTTACATCATATGTTGTTAAAGAATACTTGGAGAATAAGAAATATATTGATTACTACAAGCTCTATTATGTTGCTTCAAATAAGGAGGTGTTCCTAGGTTCTTCTACAATATTTTATTATCTACAAAAGAATAAATCTCCGATAATAAATAATGATATAGTTGATTTGATCAATAAAGGAATAATCATAGAGGTTATTGATCGCGGAATCAAGATAGAACAGTTTGATATATGGGGAATGAAAACTAAATAA
- a CDS encoding glycosidase → MTLVNTIQIFREAIGLNDAVAKRVFETRDIVKRLTVISKKHISISKIPSEEATAVFNPGIAIFNNYVYLYPRVILGYFLYVSAIAEVKIPIVDVLENDVEGKKYKAKIVIVPDNRYDIWGTEDPRIYVLDDKLAMTYTGRTKYYFDNGIKTNKTFPITAFREALPNKEGDNKYWHKKYIHVPIEHVRNRLISDKDAFMYRLRTGNELYLFHRPHFIENSFYTLISKIKFTDKKVNGIKETIYNNGIVVFKASSFEKKIGWSTPPIQLNDRELIVFLHGVDNDIETYRLFAAHIEFDKEDIIVKAVTPTYIMAPKEDYEKFGDRPQTIFPCGIWPLNREEYLISYGAGDYFSGIGMININDLLGELDKGRIYE, encoded by the coding sequence ATGACTTTAGTTAATACAATTCAAATATTCCGGGAAGCAATAGGCTTGAATGATGCCGTTGCTAAGAGAGTATTCGAGACCAGAGATATTGTTAAACGGTTAACCGTCATTTCTAAAAAGCATATATCAATATCAAAGATTCCAAGTGAAGAAGCAACTGCAGTCTTCAATCCTGGAATAGCTATATTTAACAATTATGTATACTTGTATCCCAGAGTTATTCTAGGATATTTTCTTTACGTATCTGCTATAGCAGAGGTAAAGATACCAATTGTTGATGTTTTGGAGAACGATGTTGAAGGCAAAAAATACAAGGCTAAAATAGTAATAGTCCCCGATAATAGGTACGATATATGGGGCACCGAGGATCCACGAATATATGTTTTAGATGATAAGTTAGCGATGACATATACAGGTAGAACAAAATATTATTTTGATAACGGAATAAAAACTAATAAAACATTCCCGATAACAGCCTTTAGAGAAGCCTTACCGAACAAAGAAGGAGACAATAAATACTGGCATAAGAAATACATCCATGTCCCCATAGAACATGTTAGAAATAGATTAATAAGTGATAAAGACGCTTTCATGTATCGTTTAAGAACAGGTAATGAACTATACCTGTTTCATAGACCCCACTTTATAGAAAATTCATTTTATACATTGATTAGTAAGATCAAATTCACGGATAAAAAAGTAAATGGTATCAAGGAAACAATATACAACAATGGTATTGTAGTCTTTAAGGCTTCAAGTTTTGAAAAGAAGATTGGCTGGTCTACACCACCTATACAGTTGAATGATCGTGAATTAATCGTTTTCCTGCATGGAGTAGACAATGATATCGAAACATATCGATTATTTGCTGCTCATATAGAGTTTGATAAAGAAGATATTATTGTAAAAGCTGTAACTCCTACATATATTATGGCTCCTAAAGAAGACTATGAAAAATTCGGTGATAGACCACAGACTATTTTCCCTTGTGGAATATGGCCTCTTAATAGAGAAGAATACTTGATAAGCTATGGTGCCGGCGACTACTTCTCAGGAATAGGTATGATAAACATAAATGATTTATTAGGAGAGCTTGATAAGGGAAGAATCTATGAATAA
- the lysS gene encoding lysine--tRNA ligase, giving the protein MPRHWIDELADNLYEKLLERRKEVYVFNGGLSVSGLQHVGRLRGEIIIPEVIRRILSKKGLKIKQYITLYTQDAWKGKKAQLNAFPNPKEAEKYKGWPLINVPDPMGCHKNWVEHYWEDFGPYLKEFTDGEIEVVTTTDLYRGKLLEFTLKTLEIREKVRKTINKYRGRKPYPENWIPFEPICSKCGRIDSTEALEIIDHDKVKYRCKNCGYMGVSDLSNGKLNWRIEWVGVWWSLGVDFEPYGKDHATPGGSRDSCADLAVNVYGIKPPEGIPYEWVAMRTKDKKVLDMTSSGFIGFTPKEWLEVAHPHIYRFIVLRTSPMKKIVLSLYEIPQYYSQYYKAERIYYGLEKAKNEEEEVLLKRSYELSYPRGEPPETPPEQVSYTHLAILSQILPSQLWRTEGIKRLINTKIIPENPSKYGLQRILETLEKAHVWTEKYAPENMKFKLLPEPKPEIIKTIPEKHRIILRKMKKLLEQIEEWNDENIKNAMIAATKDLTMNERKRLYEDFYKLIIGKPSGPRAAPLLALLGKENSLKYFEYI; this is encoded by the coding sequence TTGCCACGTCACTGGATCGATGAACTAGCTGATAATCTCTATGAGAAGCTTTTGGAGAGGAGGAAAGAAGTCTATGTATTTAATGGTGGATTAAGTGTTTCAGGCCTCCAACATGTTGGACGATTAAGGGGCGAAATAATCATTCCAGAAGTCATACGTAGAATATTGTCAAAGAAAGGACTGAAAATTAAACAATACATAACGCTCTATACACAAGATGCTTGGAAAGGTAAGAAAGCACAATTAAACGCTTTTCCGAACCCTAAGGAGGCAGAGAAATATAAGGGTTGGCCACTGATCAATGTCCCGGACCCAATGGGTTGCCATAAAAACTGGGTTGAACATTACTGGGAAGACTTCGGCCCTTACCTTAAAGAATTCACGGATGGAGAAATAGAAGTAGTTACAACTACTGATCTATATCGTGGAAAACTCTTGGAGTTCACATTGAAAACACTCGAGATCAGAGAAAAAGTTAGGAAAACAATAAACAAGTATCGTGGCAGAAAACCTTACCCCGAGAACTGGATACCTTTCGAACCAATATGCAGTAAATGTGGAAGAATAGACTCTACCGAAGCATTAGAGATTATTGATCATGATAAGGTTAAGTATAGATGTAAAAACTGCGGATACATGGGAGTATCTGATCTAAGCAATGGAAAACTTAACTGGAGAATAGAATGGGTAGGAGTATGGTGGAGTCTGGGAGTAGATTTCGAGCCCTACGGTAAAGACCACGCTACACCGGGCGGTAGCCGTGATAGCTGTGCAGACCTTGCAGTCAATGTTTATGGAATAAAACCACCCGAGGGAATACCTTATGAATGGGTTGCTATGCGCACAAAAGATAAAAAAGTATTAGATATGACAAGTAGTGGATTCATAGGATTTACCCCGAAGGAATGGTTAGAAGTGGCACACCCACATATTTATAGATTCATAGTTCTCAGAACATCTCCAATGAAAAAAATCGTTCTAAGCCTATACGAAATACCTCAGTATTATAGCCAATACTATAAAGCTGAGAGAATCTATTATGGATTAGAGAAGGCTAAGAATGAAGAAGAGGAAGTTTTACTGAAAAGAAGCTATGAATTAAGCTATCCCAGAGGAGAACCTCCAGAAACTCCTCCAGAACAAGTATCCTATACTCATCTAGCAATACTATCCCAAATATTACCGTCCCAACTATGGAGAACTGAGGGGATAAAAAGATTAATAAACACAAAGATCATCCCAGAGAATCCATCCAAATATGGATTACAGAGAATACTTGAGACGCTTGAAAAAGCCCATGTATGGACAGAAAAATATGCTCCAGAAAACATGAAGTTCAAACTACTACCAGAACCAAAACCTGAAATAATAAAGACCATACCAGAGAAGCACAGAATCATTCTTAGAAAAATGAAAAAGCTCCTAGAGCAAATAGAGGAATGGAACGATGAAAACATAAAAAACGCAATGATCGCTGCAACCAAAGATCTAACAATGAATGAGAGAAAAAGGCTATATGAAGACTTCTACAAGTTAATCATAGGGAAACCAAGCGGGCCAAGAGCAGCACCACTACTAGCTCTTCTAGGCAAGGAAAACAGCTTAAAATATTTCGAATACATCTGA